The following coding sequences lie in one Desulfitobacterium chlororespirans DSM 11544 genomic window:
- a CDS encoding MSMEG_0568 family radical SAM protein, which yields MGSSLKPEELMVELQSKGVRLEQGSGKGRQGGAGPANGKGMVFGNYQITVPTSGECATNSEYSLHEDGEHALIYKDGEVVSEVELIATPRFYELHTEDGVPYHKIALLHGRDCLASTVIQTCSRWHGEERCQFCGIGTSLNDENTVPVKTPKQLAEVAEAAQRLDGVTHVTLTAGTTVNPLYGIKHLGDCAGAIKEATGLPVHIQFEPVDDPDIYRHLKECGVDTVGMHLESFDQKVRERITPGKARISIEEYFKGFAGAVKVFGRNQVSTYIIIGLGESLADTLAGCTRCIEMGVYPFVVPLRPVKETPFANIAPPVPKTMAEIYREVARSLADHRLSAADSKAGCVRCGACSVLPAFERKKTWLSMS from the coding sequence ATGGGTAGTTCATTGAAGCCGGAAGAACTTATGGTGGAGCTACAGAGCAAAGGAGTCCGTTTAGAACAAGGCTCGGGAAAAGGGCGCCAAGGCGGGGCCGGTCCGGCCAATGGCAAAGGAATGGTCTTCGGCAATTACCAGATCACAGTCCCCACCAGCGGGGAATGTGCTACGAATTCTGAGTACTCTCTTCATGAAGATGGGGAGCATGCCCTTATTTACAAGGATGGTGAAGTAGTCAGCGAGGTGGAGTTAATCGCCACCCCTCGTTTTTATGAATTGCATACGGAAGATGGTGTGCCTTACCACAAAATTGCCCTTCTCCATGGACGGGATTGTTTAGCCAGTACGGTCATTCAAACCTGTTCCCGTTGGCATGGGGAGGAGCGGTGCCAGTTTTGTGGCATCGGAACAAGTTTAAATGATGAAAACACAGTACCGGTAAAAACCCCTAAACAATTGGCAGAGGTGGCTGAAGCAGCTCAGCGCTTAGACGGAGTAACTCATGTGACTCTTACAGCTGGGACAACGGTTAATCCCTTGTACGGTATTAAGCATTTGGGTGATTGCGCCGGGGCTATCAAAGAGGCGACAGGGCTTCCTGTCCATATCCAATTTGAGCCTGTGGATGATCCGGATATTTATCGGCACCTCAAAGAATGCGGTGTGGATACGGTGGGAATGCATCTGGAGAGCTTTGACCAAAAAGTCAGAGAGCGCATTACACCTGGAAAGGCCAGGATATCTATAGAGGAATACTTTAAAGGTTTCGCCGGAGCGGTGAAAGTCTTTGGCCGAAATCAAGTGAGCACTTATATCATCATCGGATTAGGAGAGAGTCTGGCCGATACCTTAGCAGGTTGTACGCGTTGCATTGAAATGGGAGTCTATCCTTTTGTGGTACCCCTTCGGCCGGTGAAAGAGACCCCCTTTGCCAATATAGCTCCGCCGGTGCCGAAGACTATGGCAGAAATCTATCGGGAAGTTGCAAGATCTTTAGCCGATCATAGGTTAAGCGCAGCGGATAGTAAGGCCGGCTGTGTACGTTGTGGAGCTTGTTCGGTGCTGCCTGCGTTTGAAAGGAAAAAAACATGGCTAAGTATGAGCTGA
- a CDS encoding MSMEG_0567/Sll0786 family nitrogen starvation N-acetyltransferase yields MAKYELKIAESAEEIKQYEEVRRAVFVNEQGIFNGDDSDDYDTIAVPIIAVETESGRVAGVVRCYPIENGDWVGGRLAVLPEFRGRLGALLVRKAMEEVQGRGCRTFYAHIQEQNVKFFERLGWSLTGRSSVFCNVVHYDMKVVFEHRE; encoded by the coding sequence ATGGCTAAGTATGAGCTGAAAATCGCCGAGAGCGCAGAAGAAATCAAACAATATGAAGAGGTAAGAAGAGCAGTCTTTGTGAACGAACAAGGTATTTTTAATGGGGATGACTCTGATGACTACGATACCATAGCCGTACCGATTATCGCTGTAGAAACGGAAAGCGGGAGAGTGGCCGGAGTGGTGCGTTGTTATCCCATAGAAAATGGAGACTGGGTGGGGGGAAGGCTTGCCGTATTGCCCGAATTTCGCGGGAGATTGGGAGCCCTTCTGGTCCGTAAAGCGATGGAGGAAGTTCAAGGTCGTGGGTGCCGTACATTCTATGCTCATATTCAAGAGCAAAATGTTAAGTTCTTTGAAAGATTGGGATGGTCCCTAACGGGGAGAAGTTCAGTGTTCTGCAATGTAGTTCATTATGATATGAAAGTGGTTTTTGAACATCGAGAGTAA
- a CDS encoding sll0787 family AIR synthase-like protein has product MSWLNDFVADWLATSGLQEKQDIQAVAGSLPINPLVNGQPVLLGDDAAAIPSNEGYLLLAAEGVWPPLLRADPQLAGRCCVLTNVSDIYAMGGRPTAVVDVLFATDDEVASKVLKGMQENAERFGVPIVGGHFTKNRDTSALAVAILGQAKKLLTSHTARPEDQLLLVCKLEGNIRNGFNFWDCSSRCSPEELREELECLPFLAEAELCDTAKDVSMAGILGTTIMMLETSGYGAEIDLDEIPCPLGVGLEQWLKVFHSYGFILAVRPEHVRDVMNVFEKKEICCVPYGRVIKASTIIIRGRRESKVIWDLKTPLMGFAQS; this is encoded by the coding sequence ATGTCTTGGCTCAATGATTTTGTCGCTGATTGGCTGGCGACAAGCGGTCTGCAAGAGAAGCAGGATATCCAGGCCGTCGCGGGCAGTTTGCCGATTAACCCTCTTGTGAATGGTCAGCCAGTCCTCCTGGGGGATGATGCCGCGGCTATTCCAAGCAATGAGGGCTATCTGCTCCTGGCGGCCGAGGGAGTATGGCCACCTTTGTTACGAGCCGATCCTCAATTGGCTGGTAGGTGCTGTGTCTTAACCAATGTCAGCGATATCTACGCAATGGGAGGACGCCCTACGGCAGTTGTGGATGTTCTTTTTGCTACCGATGACGAGGTTGCCTCAAAAGTTTTAAAAGGAATGCAGGAGAATGCTGAGCGTTTCGGGGTACCCATCGTTGGAGGGCATTTTACCAAGAACAGAGATACTTCAGCTTTAGCTGTTGCCATACTAGGTCAGGCTAAAAAATTACTAACCAGTCACACCGCCCGCCCGGAAGATCAACTGCTGCTCGTTTGCAAATTAGAAGGGAATATACGAAATGGTTTTAATTTCTGGGATTGCTCCAGCAGATGTTCGCCCGAGGAACTCAGAGAGGAACTGGAATGTCTTCCTTTCCTGGCTGAGGCGGAACTTTGTGATACCGCGAAGGATGTAAGTATGGCGGGAATTCTGGGAACGACGATCATGATGTTAGAGACTTCCGGATACGGGGCCGAGATCGATTTGGATGAGATTCCCTGCCCGCTGGGAGTCGGGTTGGAACAGTGGCTAAAAGTTTTCCATAGTTATGGATTTATCCTAGCTGTCCGGCCGGAGCATGTGCGGGATGTCATGAATGTATTTGAGAAAAAGGAAATATGCTGCGTTCCTTATGGGAGGGTTATCAAGGCTTCAACCATAATCATCCGGGGACGCAGAGAAAGCAAGGTTATCTGGGATTTGAAAACTCCATTAATGGGTTTTGCCCAATCCTAA
- a CDS encoding FAD-binding oxidoreductase, producing the protein MNKGLENQLTELLGPDSVSTLDIECRQYAHDMAPVPKIFGLFFKTMPDAVVRPNSSQQIQQLVKFAAANGIPLIPRGRSTTMMGGSYPVWGGIAVDMTARQGIISLNEAKKTVKVCSGTIWDNVLRYLAKRGLTLYGYPTSAPSATVGGWLGNGGVGLGKGGLGIGSSEYGYAADTVVDLGVVLPSGEYLESVAASQYKVKDFIGSDGVMAIYDTVTLKVRPLPARQEAFSFNFNEITKLCWAVKESAVLKPFFLLIEDEGMLGFKKKAGLHVPPAKNLVTVVLEGEGASLDSTIQELRKIMVNHGGQELSREIAEEEWAGRYYAMRHKGAGPNLLGGEFSAPIEQLTEVVRRVNKLAEKKNITIGIHGTLGVNEVLFMPQVLSDERRKFRYLTMMSLVKDLNDMSVELGGVPYGAGLFNAFYAKEIHGEKFNELVQFKKQCDPRNVMNPGKAIHCMTRFKIALPKFAYGLGMFGLGLFVKYGK; encoded by the coding sequence ATGAATAAAGGATTAGAAAACCAATTGACAGAGCTTCTGGGTCCGGATTCGGTATCAACTCTTGATATTGAATGCAGGCAATATGCTCATGATATGGCTCCTGTGCCCAAGATCTTCGGGTTGTTCTTCAAGACCATGCCCGATGCCGTCGTGCGCCCGAATTCTTCTCAGCAGATTCAGCAGTTGGTAAAATTTGCGGCAGCCAACGGAATTCCGCTCATTCCCAGAGGACGTTCCACAACTATGATGGGAGGATCTTACCCTGTGTGGGGCGGAATCGCTGTGGATATGACGGCACGTCAAGGAATTATTTCCTTGAATGAGGCAAAGAAGACCGTGAAGGTCTGTTCAGGGACAATTTGGGACAATGTCTTAAGGTATTTAGCAAAACGGGGACTCACTTTGTATGGCTATCCCACCAGTGCTCCTTCGGCCACTGTAGGCGGTTGGCTGGGCAATGGCGGAGTCGGGCTGGGCAAAGGCGGATTGGGAATCGGTTCCTCCGAGTATGGTTATGCGGCAGATACAGTAGTGGATCTGGGTGTAGTCCTGCCTTCAGGGGAATACCTTGAATCCGTGGCCGCGTCTCAATATAAGGTGAAGGATTTCATCGGCAGTGACGGAGTTATGGCTATCTATGATACGGTGACCCTGAAAGTCCGTCCTCTTCCTGCACGGCAAGAGGCTTTCAGTTTTAATTTTAACGAAATAACCAAGCTTTGCTGGGCAGTTAAAGAAAGTGCGGTACTTAAACCCTTCTTTCTGCTTATCGAAGATGAAGGGATGCTGGGCTTTAAGAAAAAAGCCGGACTTCATGTCCCGCCGGCTAAAAACTTAGTCACTGTGGTCTTGGAGGGAGAAGGGGCTTCTTTAGACTCCACTATCCAAGAACTGCGCAAGATTATGGTCAATCATGGGGGCCAGGAATTATCCCGGGAGATTGCCGAAGAAGAATGGGCGGGCCGTTATTATGCCATGCGCCATAAGGGTGCTGGGCCCAACCTTCTCGGCGGGGAATTTAGCGCTCCCATCGAGCAGTTGACGGAAGTGGTCAGACGGGTTAATAAGCTGGCGGAAAAAAAGAACATCACGATTGGAATTCATGGGACTCTCGGTGTGAACGAGGTGTTGTTTATGCCTCAGGTGCTCAGCGATGAACGGAGGAAGTTCCGGTACTTGACGATGATGTCCCTGGTTAAGGATTTGAATGACATGAGTGTTGAACTAGGCGGAGTGCCCTATGGTGCAGGTTTATTCAATGCCTTTTATGCCAAGGAGATCCATGGGGAGAAATTCAATGAATTGGTTCAGTTCAAAAAACAATGTGACCCTCGTAACGTCATGAACCCTGGCAAGGCTATTCACTGCATGACCCGGTTTAAGATAGCTCTTCCTAAGTTCGCTTACGGTCTGGGGATGTTTGGGCTAGGCCTTTTTGTAAAGTATGGCAAATAG
- a CDS encoding (Fe-S)-binding protein has protein sequence MLQEKLRSIEHHIYTCASCAFCTAICPISEQIGWESYGPRGRMHLLKLLIENDIQLSAEVKDRYYACTTCSRCEKVCQTDLPLVEIWEDVRSWLVEDKLGPLEPHKRIGASVEESHNTYREPASTRNDWAKDINVELKRKGKIAFYVGCTSSYRMQQLAQDTMKILQALGEDVAVLGEDEWCCGSVLLRTGQRSQIKEIAAHNVEALKNTGAEIVVASCTGCFKTISGDYPVINGEELPFKMMHITQFLAQRIQEGKLKFKKPIHEKVTYHDPCHLGLHAGEYDAPRAILKTIPGVELIEMDFVREESRCCGAGGGMKAGMPDVAMGIGISRVDEAEETGAGILASCCPFCKTNLSQAIEAAHKDMVQKDITALVVESMGLDVLGGEGRA, from the coding sequence ATGCTACAAGAAAAACTGCGATCTATTGAACATCATATCTATACCTGCGCGTCCTGTGCATTTTGTACAGCTATTTGCCCCATATCCGAACAAATCGGTTGGGAGAGTTATGGTCCCCGGGGAAGAATGCATCTGCTCAAGCTTCTGATTGAAAATGATATACAACTCAGTGCTGAGGTTAAAGATCGTTATTACGCCTGCACCACTTGCAGCCGCTGCGAAAAAGTTTGTCAGACCGATTTGCCTTTAGTGGAGATCTGGGAGGATGTGCGCTCCTGGCTGGTTGAAGACAAATTAGGCCCGCTGGAACCGCACAAGAGAATCGGGGCATCTGTGGAGGAAAGCCACAATACCTATCGTGAACCGGCTTCCACCAGAAATGATTGGGCGAAAGACATCAATGTGGAGCTGAAGAGGAAGGGTAAAATTGCATTCTACGTGGGGTGTACCTCTTCTTACCGGATGCAGCAGTTGGCTCAGGATACCATGAAGATCCTCCAGGCCTTGGGCGAAGATGTGGCAGTTTTGGGCGAAGATGAGTGGTGCTGTGGCTCTGTATTGCTGAGGACCGGACAACGAAGCCAAATTAAAGAAATCGCAGCCCATAATGTAGAAGCTCTTAAGAATACAGGAGCGGAGATTGTTGTAGCTTCCTGTACCGGCTGCTTCAAAACCATCAGCGGAGATTATCCGGTGATTAATGGGGAGGAGCTGCCCTTTAAAATGATGCATATCACTCAGTTTCTGGCCCAACGAATTCAAGAGGGTAAGCTTAAATTTAAAAAGCCCATCCATGAAAAGGTAACCTATCATGATCCCTGCCATTTAGGGCTGCATGCCGGGGAATACGATGCTCCCCGGGCTATCCTCAAGACGATTCCCGGGGTGGAGCTGATCGAGATGGACTTTGTCCGTGAAGAGTCCCGCTGCTGCGGAGCCGGGGGCGGCATGAAGGCAGGTATGCCTGATGTGGCTATGGGAATCGGCATATCCCGTGTGGATGAGGCTGAAGAAACGGGTGCCGGCATTCTGGCCAGCTGCTGTCCATTCTGTAAGACCAATCTATCGCAAGCTATTGAAGCTGCCCATAAAGACATGGTGCAAAAAGACATCACCGCTCTGGTCGTGGAATCTATGGGACTCGATGTCTTGGGAGGAGAAGGGAGAGCATAA
- the arcC gene encoding carbamate kinase: MGNSEKKIAVVAFGGNALLPETQEGTFEEQQANADAAAESIIGISRNGYDVILVHGNGPQVGQVLVQNEESSEKVPMQPLDACVAATQGTIGYILTTALRRTAKRLHINVDTVTVLTNVAVSPADPAFENPTKPIGSFMSAERAQEMEKSKGWKIIEDAGRGYRRVVPSPKPQKIMESKAIRELAQAGNIVIACGGGGIPVARVNDEFVGLEAVIDKDLASSLLAEEIGADLYIVLTGVSQVAINFGKPNMRLLDRITVSEAEKYMAEGHFPPGSMGPKIAAALKFIKSSGKEVLITSAEKLDEALKGQRGTYIIPDAQ; encoded by the coding sequence TTGGGGAATAGTGAGAAGAAAATAGCGGTGGTGGCTTTCGGAGGAAATGCTTTATTGCCGGAGACCCAGGAGGGGACCTTTGAGGAGCAACAAGCGAATGCCGATGCGGCTGCAGAATCCATTATCGGGATATCCCGGAATGGCTATGATGTCATTTTGGTTCATGGCAATGGCCCACAAGTAGGGCAGGTTTTAGTGCAAAATGAGGAGTCCTCGGAAAAGGTACCTATGCAGCCGCTGGATGCCTGCGTGGCGGCAACTCAGGGAACCATTGGCTATATCTTAACGACCGCCTTGCGACGGACGGCTAAACGGCTCCATATCAATGTGGATACCGTTACTGTGCTCACCAATGTTGCAGTGAGCCCCGCGGATCCGGCCTTTGAGAATCCTACGAAACCCATTGGGTCCTTCATGTCTGCCGAGAGAGCCCAAGAAATGGAGAAAAGCAAAGGGTGGAAAATTATTGAGGACGCCGGGCGGGGGTACCGCAGAGTGGTTCCCTCACCGAAACCGCAAAAAATCATGGAGAGCAAGGCCATCAGGGAACTGGCCCAAGCCGGGAATATCGTCATTGCCTGCGGCGGCGGCGGGATTCCGGTGGCGAGAGTCAATGATGAATTCGTAGGCCTGGAGGCTGTCATCGATAAGGACTTGGCTTCCAGCTTATTGGCAGAAGAAATCGGCGCAGATCTCTATATTGTCCTTACCGGGGTATCCCAAGTCGCCATCAATTTTGGTAAGCCCAATATGAGGTTGTTAGATAGAATCACCGTATCGGAAGCGGAAAAATATATGGCTGAAGGACATTTCCCGCCAGGCAGCATGGGACCGAAGATTGCGGCGGCATTAAAGTTCATCAAGAGCAGCGGGAAGGAAGTCTTGATTACTTCAGCAGAAAAGTTGGATGAGGCACTGAAAGGACAAAGGGGCACCTATATTATCCCGGATGCTCAATAA
- a CDS encoding DUF1116 domain-containing protein: MATYELFSQKLKTVNIGLPSFGEDLITQEVETVMVEWQIPAGGNTELVNALKVIENAEVEEANHLTIEKILKGEPVLIGMERAQDVIPGMGPRSIFHAGPPLTWERMCPGVQRGVLGAIIFEGWAKERESALELIKNNEIEFSPNHFHNAVGPMTGIISPSMPVWVVENKAFGNRAYSTLNEGKGVTLWYGDFDESTIERLTWFRDVFGPSVKKALAKQSGTINVFNLVAQGLSMGDEVHVRCQATTALLIKELVPLLAEAGVDGKDIADMVRFMARNNTFSLNLAMAASKSVLDAAHGVPHSTIVTAMTRNGTDFGIRVGGMSDQWFITAAPALDDCLYYAGFSVEDAVADIGDSAIIETVGFGGMTFACAPTIASFVGGGVKDAIELNKQMASIAYGRNKTFAIPNMDFAGSPTGIDIRKVVESRIVPIIDTGVIHKEAGIGQIGAGVARAPIRIFEDAVLAMAKTMSSEQ; this comes from the coding sequence ATGGCTACTTATGAGTTGTTTTCCCAAAAATTAAAAACTGTCAACATTGGCTTGCCTTCCTTTGGTGAGGATTTAATCACCCAGGAGGTAGAGACTGTTATGGTAGAATGGCAGATCCCGGCCGGAGGAAATACGGAATTAGTCAATGCACTCAAAGTGATTGAGAACGCCGAGGTGGAGGAAGCCAATCATCTGACCATCGAAAAGATTCTTAAAGGTGAACCCGTTCTGATCGGTATGGAGCGTGCTCAGGATGTTATCCCCGGGATGGGTCCCCGGAGTATTTTTCATGCAGGTCCTCCCTTAACCTGGGAACGGATGTGCCCAGGAGTACAGCGCGGAGTGCTTGGAGCGATTATTTTTGAGGGCTGGGCCAAGGAGCGGGAAAGTGCCCTGGAATTGATCAAAAACAACGAAATCGAATTCTCCCCCAATCATTTTCATAATGCGGTAGGTCCTATGACCGGAATTATTTCACCCTCCATGCCGGTATGGGTTGTTGAAAACAAAGCCTTTGGCAATCGGGCTTACTCTACCTTAAATGAGGGCAAAGGAGTAACACTCTGGTACGGGGATTTTGATGAGAGCACTATTGAGCGTTTGACCTGGTTCAGAGATGTCTTTGGTCCCAGTGTGAAAAAAGCTTTGGCTAAACAAAGCGGAACCATCAATGTTTTCAATCTGGTTGCCCAAGGATTGTCCATGGGAGACGAAGTCCATGTTCGCTGCCAGGCAACGACAGCGTTATTGATCAAAGAGCTTGTTCCTCTTTTAGCTGAAGCCGGTGTGGACGGCAAGGATATTGCCGATATGGTGCGCTTTATGGCCCGCAATAACACCTTCAGCTTGAATCTGGCTATGGCCGCCTCCAAATCCGTTTTGGATGCCGCTCATGGAGTGCCCCACAGCACCATCGTTACCGCTATGACCCGCAATGGCACGGATTTTGGAATCCGGGTGGGCGGAATGAGTGATCAATGGTTTATCACCGCTGCCCCTGCCTTGGATGACTGCCTGTATTATGCCGGCTTTAGTGTGGAGGATGCGGTGGCGGATATCGGGGACAGTGCCATTATCGAAACCGTAGGTTTTGGCGGTATGACCTTTGCCTGCGCTCCCACCATTGCTTCGTTTGTTGGCGGGGGAGTGAAAGATGCCATTGAGTTGAACAAACAAATGGCTTCGATCGCCTATGGCCGCAACAAGACCTTTGCTATTCCCAATATGGATTTTGCCGGTTCACCCACTGGAATTGATATCCGCAAAGTGGTTGAATCCCGGATCGTACCCATTATCGATACCGGTGTTATTCATAAGGAAGCAGGTATTGGGCAGATTGGGGCGGGAGTAGCGCGTGCTCCCATCCGTATCTTCGAAGACGCCGTGCTGGCTATGGCAAAAACCATGTCAAGCGAACAATAA